In Candidatus Methylomirabilota bacterium, the genomic window GCTGATGCGGACGCGGCGGCGCTTCGTGCGCGACGGCATGATGTTCGACAACATCTCCTTGAGGTCGATGCCCATCTGCTCCATACCCTGGCCCGACAGCACCTCCACCATCGGCACCGCTTGCGCCTGCGTCTCGAGCTCCACCATCCGATCGTCGAGACGGCCGTCGCGGAGCTGCGCCCGGAGTTTCTCGCGTGTGGCGTCCCGCGACGCGTCGGGGCCGATCTCCTCGAGCGACCCGCTCGAATATGCCTCCGTGGACCGCCGCGGGAGGAGCAGGTCGAGGACGCGATCCTCAGCGAGATGCTCCGCGCGCTCGCGAACTCCGGCCATCAGCTCGTCCTTCACCATCTTCACGGAGAGCTCGGTGAGGTCGCGGATCATCGACTCCACGTCGCGGCCGACGTAGCCGACCTCGGTGTATTTCGACGCTTCGACCTTGACGAACGGCGCCTGGGCCAGCTTGGCCAGGCGGCGCGCGATCTCGGTCTTGCCGACGCCGGTGGGACCGATCATGATGATGTTCTTCGGCGCCACCTCGTCGCGCAGCTCCGGCGGCAGGTTCTGGCGGCGCCACCGGTTGCGGAGGGCGACGGCGACAGCACGCTTGGCCCGCTCCTGACCGACGATGTAGCGGTCCAGCTCGGCGACGATCTGGCCGGGCGTCAGGCTCTCGTTCACAGCACTTCCCCGGTCACGTGGTCGTTGGTTCCGTCGGAGGGGGCGGACGTTACGGCCCCCTCCGAGATTCCTAGTCGGAGGGGAGCCTCACGGCCCCCTCCCAGCCACCCCAATGGTTGCGCGGGCAGAGCCCGCGCTCTAACGGAGGCGAGATCGCTCTGGCAGGCCGCGGCGGGCACCAACATCCTCACAGCACTTCGACCGTGATGTGGTCGTTGGTGTACACGCAGATGCCGGCCGCGATCCGCATCGCCTCGGTGACGATCGCCTTGGAGTCGAGGTCGGAGTGGCCGAGCAGCGCCCGGGCGGCGGCCAGCGCGTAGGGCCCGCCGGAGCCGATTCCGATCAGCCCGTCGTCGGGCTCGATCAGGTCTCCCGTGCCGGACACGATGAAGCTGTTCTCGCGGTCGGCCACGGCCAGCAGCGCCTCCAGCCGGCGCAGGACCCGATCGGACCGCCAGTCCTTGGCCAGCTCTACGGCGGCGCGGGGAAGGTTGCCCCGGTGCTCCTCCAGGCGTCCTTCGAACCGCGCGAAGAGGGTGAAGGCGTCGGCGGCAGCCCCGG contains:
- a CDS encoding AAA family ATPase — its product is MNESLTPGQIVAELDRYIVGQERAKRAVAVALRNRWRRQNLPPELRDEVAPKNIIMIGPTGVGKTEIARRLAKLAQAPFVKVEASKYTEVGYVGRDVESMIRDLTELSVKMVKDELMAGVRERAEHLAEDRVLDLLLPRRSTEAYSSGSLEEIGPDASRDATREKLRAQLRDGRLDDRMVELETQAQAVPMVEVLSGQGMEQMGIDLKEMLSNIMPSRTKRRRVRIS
- the hslV gene encoding ATP-dependent protease subunit HslV; this translates as MPVIRATTVLCVRHRGQVAMAGDGQVTIGNTVVKASARKVRKLYHDKIVAGFAGAAADAFTLFARFEGRLEEHRGNLPRAAVELAKDWRSDRVLRRLEALLAVADRENSFIVSGTGDLIEPDDGLIGIGSGGPYALAAARALLGHSDLDSKAIVTEAMRIAAGICVYTNDHITVEVL